A section of the Streptomyces sp. Je 1-369 genome encodes:
- a CDS encoding cation diffusion facilitator family transporter, translating to MGAGHDHGHLHGAPTTGTAANAHKGRLRIALIITITVMLAQIVGGLMADSLALIADATHMATDSLGLGMALLAIHFANRPPTENRTFGYARAEILAALANCLLLLGVGGYVLYEAVQRFVTPAETEGGLALYFGIFGLVANMISLSLLMRGQKESLNVRGAFLEVVADTLGSLTVIIASVLIMLTGWQAADPIASLVIGVMIVPRTVKLLKETLNVLLESAPKGVDMAEVRAHILELPGVEEVHDLHAWTITSGLPVLSAHVVVSSWALDATGHEKMLHELQGCLGDHFDVEHCTFQLEPSGHAEHEAKLCH from the coding sequence ATGGGGGCTGGGCACGATCACGGACACCTGCACGGGGCCCCGACGACGGGGACCGCGGCCAACGCCCACAAGGGGCGGCTGCGCATTGCTCTCATCATCACGATCACGGTCATGCTGGCCCAGATCGTGGGCGGGCTCATGGCGGACTCGCTCGCGCTCATCGCGGACGCGACGCACATGGCGACGGATTCGCTGGGCCTCGGCATGGCCCTGCTCGCGATCCACTTCGCGAACAGGCCGCCGACCGAGAACCGCACCTTCGGCTACGCCCGCGCCGAGATACTCGCGGCGCTCGCCAACTGTCTGCTGCTGCTCGGCGTCGGCGGGTACGTCCTGTACGAGGCGGTGCAGCGGTTCGTCACCCCCGCGGAGACCGAGGGGGGCCTCGCCCTCTACTTCGGCATCTTCGGGCTCGTCGCGAACATGATCTCGCTCTCGCTGCTCATGCGCGGCCAGAAGGAGAGCCTCAACGTCCGCGGCGCCTTCCTGGAGGTCGTCGCCGACACCCTCGGCTCGCTCACGGTCATCATCGCCTCGGTCCTGATCATGCTCACCGGCTGGCAGGCCGCCGACCCGATCGCCTCGCTCGTCATCGGCGTCATGATCGTCCCGCGTACGGTCAAGCTCCTCAAGGAGACCCTGAACGTGCTCCTGGAGTCGGCGCCCAAGGGTGTCGACATGGCGGAGGTGCGCGCGCACATACTCGAGCTGCCGGGCGTCGAGGAGGTCCACGACCTGCACGCCTGGACGATCACATCGGGCCTGCCGGTCCTCTCCGCGCACGTCGTGGTGAGCTCCTGGGCCCTCGACGCGACCGGCCACGAGAAGATGCTGCACGAGCTCCAGGGCTGCCTGGGCGACCACTTCGACGTCGAGCACTGCACGTTCCAGCTGGAGCCGAGCGGCCACGCGGAGCACGAGGCGAAGCTCTGCCACTGA
- the galE gene encoding UDP-glucose 4-epimerase GalE: MTWLITGGAGYIGAHVARVMAGAGEDVVVLDDVSSGVPARLPADMPLVRGSSLDGELLRRVFAEYGVTGVVHLAARKQVGESVEQPLRYYRENVGGLTTLLEAVAEAGIKRFVFSSSAAVYGNPPDAELVGEDTPCVPVSPYGETKLAGEWLVRAAGRAHGIGTVCLRYFNVAGAATPELADTGVYNVIPMVFDRLRRGESPRIFGDTHPTPDGTCVRDYVHVSDLAEAHLAAARRLAEGVEGDLTVNIGRGQGVSVRELITVIGEVSGDARPVLVEPARAGDSPRAVADARLAAAELGWTARRGVREMVESAWAGWCLHHPDAHRG, translated from the coding sequence ATGACATGGCTGATCACAGGCGGAGCGGGTTACATCGGGGCACATGTGGCGCGGGTCATGGCCGGTGCCGGGGAGGACGTCGTCGTCCTGGACGACGTCTCGTCGGGGGTCCCGGCACGGCTGCCCGCGGACATGCCCCTCGTGAGGGGTTCCTCGCTGGACGGGGAGCTGCTGCGCCGGGTCTTCGCCGAGTACGGCGTCACCGGTGTGGTGCATCTCGCGGCCCGCAAGCAGGTCGGGGAGTCGGTGGAGCAGCCGCTGCGCTACTACCGGGAGAACGTGGGCGGCCTCACGACGCTCCTCGAAGCGGTCGCCGAGGCCGGCATCAAGCGGTTCGTGTTCTCCTCGTCGGCCGCGGTGTACGGCAATCCGCCGGACGCGGAGCTGGTGGGCGAGGACACACCGTGCGTGCCGGTCAGCCCCTACGGCGAGACGAAGCTCGCCGGTGAGTGGCTGGTGCGGGCGGCGGGGCGGGCGCACGGCATCGGGACGGTGTGCCTGCGCTACTTCAACGTGGCGGGCGCCGCGACGCCGGAGCTCGCGGACACCGGGGTCTACAACGTGATCCCGATGGTCTTCGACCGGCTGCGGCGCGGCGAGTCGCCGCGGATCTTCGGCGACACGCACCCGACGCCCGACGGCACCTGCGTCCGTGACTACGTCCACGTCTCCGACCTCGCCGAGGCCCACCTGGCGGCGGCCCGCAGGCTCGCGGAGGGCGTCGAGGGCGATCTGACGGTGAACATCGGCCGGGGGCAGGGTGTTTCCGTTCGCGAACTGATCACCGTCATCGGTGAGGTGAGCGGGGACGCCCGTCCCGTGCTCGTCGAGCCGGCCCGTGCGGGCGACTCGCCGCGAGCGGTCGCCGACGCCCGTCTCGCGGCGGCGGAGCTCGGCTGGACGGCCCGGCGCGGGGTGCGCGAGATGGTCGAGTCGGCGTGGGCGGGATGGTGTCTGCACCACCCGGACGCGCACCGCGGATGA